The segment ccctcttaaacaaattcagcttcggccggctggctgccttcaatttgccttcaatttgccttcaatttgccttctgctattgccctccgctattagacgacaaaaatagctactaatacgcgcggagaatcccaggcaaaaatcgagttaatcccaCCTTGAGCAACTCGAACAATAGCGCAGCTCGGAACGGGCCAATTCTTAGCTCTAGGTAGGATTATCCCTCGGCAGGCCTGGTTATCAGGGTAGCTGTTTATCATGGCTGCCTCCTTAGCGTCAGTAGCGTCACACGGTTTCCATAGCGACGGGGATGAGAATGAATAGCATTACTGCTATAGATATGCACTGATATGCACTCTCGTAGGGTGATAGTAGTGCCCGTACCATGATCCACTAACCTAATTTgtgaatttcatttttatatcttcatttgtgaataaatatttctggtagAATGTTAAGCATTGTTTCATGCCGTCGCCTACACCGTCTTGGACATAACGAAAGGAAATTTTGGATCAGGTCATATACAACATGCTTATTTAAATCACGAAGACAAAAAATTTGTTCTGAGGGAGGTTTCCTTTGCGTTTCGACATTTAACCCAATATTTTCGCCAGTTGGAGTTAGGGTAATtctttttacataattttatatatatatatattatttaaatgttAATTGTAACAGTGTGATTGACTGTTATCTACTACCTTTAATTATGTCATAATGgctttaataaaaatgtttcttataACGAATGATAACAATCCTTCGTCGTTAACATAGCAAACATAACTGTAATAAAGAATATTTGACAATAGCTAACAAAAAATGATTTATCTTAAGATATCCGTTTAACGCTTCTACAGATATATACGTAATGGGTAGAACGTCAAGAATACGTCGTCAAAAGAAGAGACTAACCGCCAAAGAATTGGCAGACAAAGGAGATAAAAACTTGATACATCTAAAATCTTGGTTATTAACGAATAATTGTCTATCGATCGACCATTTAATTCCGTTCGATTTTCCTATTACCGGTAGAGGGTTAAAAACGTTAAAAGACATTAACATCGACGAACCGCTAATCAGAATACCGTACAAGATGCTAATAACAACTGCTACAGTATATCAAAgcgatattaattttatttttttaaaagacGAATTGTATAGCGCGCAGTGCATACTATCGGTGTTCCTCTTATACGAATCGCATTTGAATAGTACATCTAAATGGTATTACTATATAAACAGTCTTCCTCAGGTTTTAACGAACCCAGATTTTTGTACACAGAAAGAAAAGAGTTTGTTACCAACAGCTATTATAGATTACATGAACGAAcgtcataaaattaaaaaagactTTCAGTTATTAATTAGGTCAGTAAGCGGTTCGAACAAGACTGGTTACTGTAATCACTGTAATATGGATTTCAAAAAGATATTGACATTCGAAAGATACAAATGGGCATATTACATCGTAAATACAAGAGCTATATATATCGATACAGAAGAGATAGAAACGAAACATGTTACCGTCAATGTAAAACAACCCAATAATTTAGCCTTAGCACCATTTTTAGATCTTTTTAATCACGATATTGATACTACTGTACACGCATCTTTAATTACAGATGAGCAGAAAcgaaaattttatgaaattacaACGTTAAAATCATTTGGCAAAGGATCACAAGTTTTTATCAACTACGGGTCACATAATAGCTTGAAATTATATGTTCATTACGGTTTCTTCATACCAAACAATAGATtagatgaaatttattttaatatttttgacgTGCAAGCTTGTTTTAACATTCCCAAGTTCAAATTAGATTTTATTCTGTCCAATAACTTACAAAAAAATATGACATTCACGCGTGAAGGTTTAAATTACAATGCCAGTTGTACGTTATTCATATTAAATACACCATTGCAAAGAGAACAGTGGAATGTAAAGATATATGGTAATTCGTTTACTCCAGTGGAAACTCTTCAGATGTATAATACAGCGGAAAAGATCTTGAATTTAAAAAGGAACGAATTAATAAATCATTTAAGAACAATGCAAAATTATAAGTGCTGTACACAATCTTTTTGTATTGCAATTAATCTTGTGGAGGAATATCTAGGGATATTAACAGAATCAAATAATTACATGTGCATGTTTCGTTAAGAACAGAAATTGAAACCATAAGTCAATGTTACATTATTGAAAATGTATAtgataaatatatgtattatattttgtttgtaatattttaataaaacattttgtTTTCGATTAAATCTTTCTTAATTTTCCACGAGAATCGTTCTAATACAGAAAGTGAAATTTGACTTGTTGCAAGAAGCGACTAATGTGGAAATAATCTTTCGATAAAATCGTATAAACATTCGTTCAAGGTTTGCAAATATTTTACAGTGTTGCAATGGGAACGTTATCGATCGTGCTCAGAAGAAAAAGAGTATAATGCAGTCGAAAACTATTGTACCTCCAGTCAAGTTCCCGCTAGTAATTTCTGGATTTACTGGAGGAAAGTCAGGTCAGCCAAAAAGAGATTGTTTTCATCCAGGTGTATCCAGTTTAAAtcgtgatgctattgattttAAAGATAGGGAACCAGTTACAGCATCGAATATGGTCAAAGCTATGCTTAGATATATTTGGCCGGAAGTAAGTTGTTCGAAATGCGTAACTAACACAGAATTAGAATCAAGATTTACGATACGTGTACTTTTAGGATGATCCAGATATTAGAAACAGGGTGAAAGTAGCTCTTGGTTTACTTGCTGGTGCGAAGATTTTAAACGTTGCTGTgccatttatttttaaatatggaATAGACACGCTCAATGCTCAAAGCATAGCAGCAGGCGGCAGTGGTGTTCTGAGTGTAGGAACTGCACCGGAAACAGTGGCAACAGTAGCAACATCATTACTCATAGGATGTATGTATTTTAAATtggtttaattataattaaattatgtataattacatgaataattaattctttCTGTCAATAAACTAGATGGTATAGCTCGCGCAGGTGCTGCTGGTTTTAGTGAATTACGGAACGCAGTGTTCGCAAAAGTTGCGCAGCATTCTATACggaaaatagccaaaaatgtatttatgcACTTACATAATTTAGACATGGCTTTTCATCTGTCCAGGCAAACTGGAGCGTTATCGAAGGTAAAGTATTggtttttaacccttagcacttggTCCGTGACTCTGAGTtaccgctaaaaattgctgtactattattcaaaatattgtttacattattatctAGATTAGTATCTAAtcagttactaaacatttaggtattttacgagatattataccaatttcatatcaatgaaatttaaagaatcatagggaatgggaAGGGTTAACGAATTAACGTATACTAGAAAagattatgtatacatatatgtatatgtctggTATTTTTCAGACAATAGACAGGGGAAGCCGTGGaatcaattttgttttaaacgCTATGGTATTTAATATTGTACCCACCGTTTTCGAATTAGGGCTGGTTAGTACGATACTCTATTTCAAATGTGGCGGAGAATATGCAGCTGTTGCAGTAGGCTGCGTTGGCGTCTACGCTCTATTTACATTGGCCGTTACACAATGGCGAACAAAGTTCCGAATTTTTATGAACCAAGCAGAGAACGAAGCAAGCAACAAAGCCATAGATTCGCTTATCAATTACGAAACAGTAAAGGTAAAAGAAGACCATGAAAAAGACCATGTACATGCCGTCGTAATTTTAATACACAACTGAAGAATTGTATTTTCCACCTTAGTATTTCAACAACGAAAAATTTGAAACCGAACGATATGATACATCGTTGAAGAAGTACGAAGCTGCATCCCTTAAAACGAGTACTAGTCTAGCTATGTTAAACTTTGGACAAAACGCTATATTTAGCGGTGCCTTAAGTTTAATCATGGTGTTAACAGCTGAGAATATTGTAAATGGTATGATATTTATCcttatattaaattctatacACGACATATGGCATGAATAATGATATTATTTCGAACACATCTAGGTACTATGACTGTTGGCGATTTGGTAATGGTCAACGCACTTTTATTCCAATTATCGGTACCATTAGGATTTTTGGGCTCGGTGTATCGTGAAGTTAGACAAGCTCTTATCGACATGCAAACGATGTTTACCTTGATGACAATGGACACAGCCATTAAGGTAGTAATATTTTCTTCTGAAGACATGTATGTTTGAtcgttaatgtgttttataattTGTTGTATCAGTCCAAGGAGAATGCCATGCGGTTCAATATAACCGCAAAAAACTCGGACATCGAGTTTAAGAATGTTAATTTTCAATACTGCGAAGGCAAGCCTATTTTTAATGATATCAACTTTATCATTCCAAGTGGAAAGAAAATCGCCATTGTTGGAGGATCTGGTTGCGggtacatttttattataacacGTAATATCGTTTTGATATAAATGATCACAGATCATAatgtatctatatatatatatatttttttcagtaAAACAACAATAGTAAGATTATTATATCGATTCTTTGAACCACAACACGGGGGTGTCTATATCAATGGACACAACATTCAAGATTTAGATTTAGAGACTTTAAGACAATCGATAGCGATAGTACCGCaggtaattatattttaatgcgAACGAGATCTGCTAACGAACGCGTTCCAGTATAATATTAATCGtttaaatataatcattttaggACACAGTCCTTTTCCATGAAAGTATCTATTATAATCTTCGCTATGGGAATTTGAATAAATCGAAAGAAGAAGTTTTCGAGGCTGCCAAAATGGCAAATCTACATGACAACATCCTTAAGTGGCCGAAAGGATACGATACGCCTGTTGGAGAGCGCGGGTTAAAACTAAGTGGGGGCGAGAAACAGCGAGTAGCAATAGCTAgagcaattttaaaaaatagtccaatattaatcTTCGATGAAGCCACGTCGTCGCTAGATTCTATTACGGAACATGTAAGTTTATACAGTAGCGgataaaagtttaagaccgctctaaagaagacgataacttttttaatattatactataagattttcggcaataaatcgtgaaaatctgcaattttcaccatctttaaatgtttgtagctcattgcaacgtcgaccgattttgacgaaattttcagaatatgtttaattgacacagatctacaaaacgtatcttttaaattttcaatgtaggcccacataaaaaattttaaaattcaacttttagtatttctccaacaattccgatcaattgcaattttttaaaaatttcttttcacatcctttagtaaactaattgctctagcttcccaaaaaagttcaaatcgtatagtacaatattaaaaaagttatcgtcttctttagagcggtcttaaactttcgtTCGTTACTGTATGTCGTAGTATTTCAAATGATTTcgaatacataataatatttatgaaaTGCTGTGTTCGTAGAATATTCTTGAAGCATTACGTCGAGCAACAATAGGACGAACATCCATCGTTATAGCGCACCGTTTGTCTACCGTGATGGATTCAGATGAAATTTTTGTGTTAGACAATGGTAAATTGATAGAGAGAGGATCACACGAGTCACTATTAAATGTACCAAACTCTTTCTATAATAAATTGTGGAAAACTCAACATATAGGAATGCTCAAGTCCGATCAAGGAACAGATAATTGTAAAAAAGCTCAAGGAGCTTGAGTCTGAAAAATAGATGTTTTAAACAGGTAACAATATGTGTACAACGTTAAATTGAAAAGTATCATTTCGAAACGATCTAATATAATACATTTAAAATGTATTCGAGTAAAGCCGACTGCCATTTCCTAAGTGAAAACAACGTTATTGTAAAGAATGTGATTCTGTAACACGATAGAAATACACTTGAATGCGAGGATtagattaaaaatatatattttaatcgaATGGTTAACATTTTCTTTCATTTGTTTGTAATAGTATAGAGAAATTAGTGATTCCAGTATTACAACTTCAGCTGATGTCAGCTAATAAACCATTCGGAATATATGTATTTAGAACTGTTTCATATTTATATTGTTAAAGAAAGTGTATATAACAAATACATGCGCGGTGCGCgtgtttatttatatttgaataaattatataataaatatttgtaaaaaGAAGAAACGATGAAATGAATTATACTAATTAAAGTCATTTCGAATGTGAAAATAAAGGgataattgaattgaattactctTTCTCATTAATctcattatacatacatacatacgacctatatatatatgtatatatatcattTATGAAACGTAGAAGGTAAACCTTGAACATTGTAGAAAATATTTCTAGTTTCACGTATCTtatatttcgaatttattttcgcaAGAAGCAGAATGCGTAGATCCGAGAATTTCTACAAAATACATATCTGGTTGTAAAGAACATTGATTAATGAAGTGTTTGTGTACATAGATGTTACCTTGGTAACCACATAAAAACAATTATGGAAGCTGAATGGTCTTCAGTAAGTTTTTCACAATACCGTAACAATTTGTTCCTGCAGAAACGTGATTTTTAAAAGCATGAGATGTTAATTGTGATGCAGTGTCCACAATCAGAAAATGCAAACTGAAGTACCTACATTGCCTGTAGTACAGTTAACTGTCAACGCAAACTTTGATAGGTAATCACAGTCATGCTAAACAACTTTAATTTTAGCTCTCCTAAAAATAGTCCCTAATTTTACTACGATTGTATTCGAACAGTAACACGCGTTTCCAAAGAGAATTGCGTAATTTTCACTTGATTTTCGATATTTATTTTTGCActctttatatttaaatatttttctgtattataaatgctggatttttcaatttttagaaacCAAAATTCTAATCTAAAGAAATCTACCACAGATGTGAAACCTACTTTAATAAACAAAAGTATAGCGTACAGTTTGCCCTGTAAGAAGAGCTTACATCCTTCGATCGGTTTGTATTATAATTATCAGCGAGTACAGTATCGCGCGTCGAAGCGTGATTAAGTAATTTACTGGTTTACTATTCGTAGGACAGCC is part of the Lasioglossum baleicum chromosome 6, iyLasBale1, whole genome shotgun sequence genome and harbors:
- the Abcb7 gene encoding ATP binding cassette subfamily B member 7 isoform X2, which gives rise to MLSIVSCRRLHRLGHNERKFWIRSYTTCLFKSRRQKICSEGGFLCVSTFNPIFSPVGVRCCNGNVIDRAQKKKSIMQSKTIVPPVKFPLVISGFTGGKSDREPVTASNMVKAMLRYIWPEDDPDIRNRVKVALGLLAGAKILNVAVPFIFKYGIDTLNAQSIAAGGSGVLSVGTAPETVATVATSLLIGYGIARAGAAGFSELRNAVFAKVAQHSIRKIAKNVFMHLHNLDMAFHLSRQTGALSKTIDRGSRGINFVLNAMVFNIVPTVFELGLVSTILYFKCGGEYAAVAVGCVGVYALFTLAVTQWRTKFRIFMNQAENEASNKAIDSLINYETVKYFNNEKFETERYDTSLKKYEAASLKTSTSLAMLNFGQNAIFSGALSLIMVLTAENIVNGTMTVGDLVMVNALLFQLSVPLGFLGSVYREVRQALIDMQTMFTLMTMDTAIKSKENAMRFNITAKNSDIEFKNVNFQYCEGKPIFNDINFIIPSGKKIAIVGGSGCGKTTIVRLLYRFFEPQHGGVYINGHNIQDLDLETLRQSIAIVPQDTVLFHESIYYNLRYGNLNKSKEEVFEAAKMANLHDNILKWPKGYDTPVGERGLKLSGGEKQRVAIARAILKNSPILIFDEATSSLDSITEHNILEALRRATIGRTSIVIAHRLSTVMDSDEIFVLDNGKLIERGSHESLLNVPNSFYNKLWKTQHIGMLKSDQGTDNCKKAQGA
- the Abcb7 gene encoding ATP binding cassette subfamily B member 7 isoform X1, encoding MLSIVSCRRLHRLGHNERKFWIRSYTTCLFKSRRQKICSEGGFLCVSTFNPIFSPVGVRCCNGNVIDRAQKKKSIMQSKTIVPPVKFPLVISGFTGGKSGQPKRDCFHPGVSSLNRDAIDFKDREPVTASNMVKAMLRYIWPEDDPDIRNRVKVALGLLAGAKILNVAVPFIFKYGIDTLNAQSIAAGGSGVLSVGTAPETVATVATSLLIGYGIARAGAAGFSELRNAVFAKVAQHSIRKIAKNVFMHLHNLDMAFHLSRQTGALSKTIDRGSRGINFVLNAMVFNIVPTVFELGLVSTILYFKCGGEYAAVAVGCVGVYALFTLAVTQWRTKFRIFMNQAENEASNKAIDSLINYETVKYFNNEKFETERYDTSLKKYEAASLKTSTSLAMLNFGQNAIFSGALSLIMVLTAENIVNGTMTVGDLVMVNALLFQLSVPLGFLGSVYREVRQALIDMQTMFTLMTMDTAIKSKENAMRFNITAKNSDIEFKNVNFQYCEGKPIFNDINFIIPSGKKIAIVGGSGCGKTTIVRLLYRFFEPQHGGVYINGHNIQDLDLETLRQSIAIVPQDTVLFHESIYYNLRYGNLNKSKEEVFEAAKMANLHDNILKWPKGYDTPVGERGLKLSGGEKQRVAIARAILKNSPILIFDEATSSLDSITEHNILEALRRATIGRTSIVIAHRLSTVMDSDEIFVLDNGKLIERGSHESLLNVPNSFYNKLWKTQHIGMLKSDQGTDNCKKAQGA